From one Diprion similis isolate iyDipSimi1 chromosome 7, iyDipSimi1.1, whole genome shotgun sequence genomic stretch:
- the LOC124407901 gene encoding uncharacterized protein LOC124407901, giving the protein MHSGRTLANQGSKEIECVVQSISSTTHSYTIQPTISADGKLLSPLYLVLKEIGGDFGPRVEKTLFKPTNVFVSASKSGKLTSDHFKQWLTEIYFPNVGDNSALLIDSWSGHCSEVVDAVTPPNKKIVLKIIPKGTTGQIQPLDVFGFRIWKNFVRHFSDIVILSGSDINLHLRNNIIKLQSLVHNQLSSPRYINMLKYAWYKSGYIEKTPPEFINPVTFGFGDNSEPRCHICGDLAVITCSWCKKPLCLKHFFEEYHYCNEYIP; this is encoded by the exons atgcATTCTGGTCGCACTCTTGCAAACCAAGgatcaaaagaaattgaatgcgTTGTTCAATCAATATCTTCAACAACTCATTCTTATACGATTCAACCAACGATATCCGCCGATGGAAAATTACTTTCACCGTTATATCTTGTATTAAAAGAAATCGGTGGTGACTTTGGCCCACGCgtagaaaaaacgttattcAAACCCACAAACGTTTTTGTTTCGGCATCGAAATCTGGAAAGTTAACATCAG ATCATTTCAAACAGTGGCTGACCGAAATCTATTTTCCGAATGTTGGCGACAACAGTGCGCTTTTAATCGACTCCTGGAGTGGACACTGTTCAGAAGTAGTTGATGCAGTAACTCCTcctaacaaaaaaattgtactaaaaattattccaaaaggAACAACAGGACAAATACAACCATTAGATGTGTTTGGTTTTcgaatatggaaaaattttgttcggcatttttcagatatagtAATTCTTTCCGGTAGCGATATAAATCTGCATTTGAGGAATAACATAATCAAACTGCAGTCACTTGTTCACAATCAACTGTCTTCCCCACGTTATATTAATATGCTTAAATATGCATGGTACAAAAGTGGGTACATAGAAAAAACACCCCCTGAGTTCATCAATCCGGTGACGTTTGGTTTTGGAGATAATTCGGAACCACGATGTCACATTTGTGGTGATTTAGCTGTTATAACATGTTCGTGGTGCAAAAAACCTTTGTGTCTCAAACACTTCTTTGAGGAGTATCATTATTGCAATGAATACATTCCATAA